The sequence below is a genomic window from Candidatus Eisenbacteria bacterium.
ATCGACAGGATGCAGCGTTCGAGCAAGGCGTCTCTCAACGCGCCGGCATCGGTGAGTCCGGCCAGTGCCAGGAGGTCACGACTGTCGGGAAGACGGAAGCACACCTCGGCGCCGTCCTGGATCACCACGTCGCGAGCCGCGCCCGCTTCACCGCGCGCACGCAGATCGCCCGTCCGCAGAATCAGCTCCAGGCGCTCCGAGCACGAGGGACAAGTGACCAGCCCCTTGAGCTCGATGCCGAACAGCGCTTCGCGCAGCGACAGGAGCGCAGCGTCCCGCCGGCCGATCGGAAGCGCCGCCATGGCTTCGCCCGACATCTCAGGGAGTCCGGCCGCGAGCAGGAGGAGACCTCGTTCCGGGTCCGAGCGAGCGCGACCCTCCTCCCAGGCGTCGAGGAGAATGCCCGCGGATGGCGTGGGCATCGAGAGGCTCCCGCTCAGTTCGGTGGCTCGGTGAAGGACGGCTCGGTGGGCTCGGTGACCTCGTAGTCGCGCTCCCACCCTTCGTTCTCGAGCTTGATGTGCTCGATCGCGATCGCGTTGGCGTTGGCGTCCAGATCGGGCAGCGACTGGAACTCCGAGACCCAGCACCGATAGACCTTGTAGGCGATCGCGAGCTGCCCAGCCTCGTTGTAGAGCTCGATGGTGATGTCCTTGCGGAAGTCCTTGAGCGACACCTCCGCGCCGAGGCCCGAGCCGAAGTTCCAGACCTTGTTGGCCCACTTCTCGAACTCGGTGTCGTGCGTGACTCCGCGCTCGAGGGTGATGGCCTCGTACTCGGTCCGCCCGGGCGACTTACGGCTGCTGCTCGGGTCTCCGCCCTCACGATGCTTCACCACCTCGGTCGTTTTCTTGAGACCACCAACCTTGCTGACCCCGGCCACGAACTTGCCGTCCCACTTCACGCGGAACTTGAAGTTCTTGTACGGATCGAAGCGTTGAGGCTGGGTGTTCACGCTGAACTGCGCCATGTCGTTCTCCTCCTACGTCTCGATCGTGCCGGCGATCTGCTGGAGCTTGATGATCACGAACTCCGCAGGCTTGAGCGGGGCGAACCCGACAACGATGTTCACGATGCCCAGATTGATGTCGTTCTGGGTCGTGGTGTGCTTGTCGCACATCACGAAGTAGGCGTCCCGGGGCGTGGTGCCTTGGAAGGCACCCTGTCGGAAGAGGTTGTGCATGAACGCACCGACATTGAGCCGGATCTGCGCCCAGAGCGGCTCGTCGTTGGGCTCGAACACCACCCACTTCGTGCCACGCTTGAGGCTTTCTTCCAGGAACAGGGCGAGGCGGCGGACGGGCACGTACTTGTATTCGTCCGCCAGCTCATCGGCGCCGCGCAACGTGCGCGAGCCCCATACCACCCGGCCGCTGATCGGGAAGGTCCGCAGGCAGTTGATCCCGAGCGGATTGAGGCGGCCGTTCTCGTCGTCGGTGAGATCGACCTGCAGGCCGCTCACGCCGCTTAGGCCTGCATCGAGTCCCGCCGGCGCCTTCCAGACCCCGCGCTGGACGTCGGTGCGCGCCATGACCCCCGCGACGATGCCGCAGGGCACGAACGTGTCGGGCCGGTCTTCGTTCTTCGGATCGAGCTGCACCACCTGCGGGAAGAACAACACCGCGTTGCGCGCATCCGTCCCATTGAGATTGAGCTGCGCGAGCCCATTGATCGCGCTCTGGGCGGCGGTGGCGGCATTCGATCCCCACTGGCGAGGCGAATCCACGATCAGCATCGCCTTGCGCCTCACGCAGTAGCTGAGCGCTTTCGACCAGACCGCGAGCGGGACGTCGAAGTCTCGGGAGTCGGCGGGAATGCAAAGAAGATTGAAGAGATCCGTCTTTTCCAGCGAGTACATCCCCGACTTCTCGCCTTCCTCTCCGATGAAGTCCTCCGAGTTGCCCAGAGGATCGCTGTCTCCACCGATCGAGTTCGCCAGCGCCTGAGCTTTGTCCTTGAGCGCGGCCTCTTTCTGATCGACTTTCGTCTCTGCGGCCGCGACCGCGGCCGCATCGGGCGGCGCAGCTTCCTTGGCGGTCTTGAGCTCGGCCTGAGCAGCTTTCAACTCCTCCGACGCATTGGTCACGTCTTGCTTCAATGCCGTTCCTTCGGCCTTCGCCCTCAGTGTCGCCTTGGCGGCGGTTACGGCGGTTTCCGCTGCGGATACCGCATCCTTGAGCGCCTGGTCTTCGGGTTTTGCAGCGGATGCATCCTTCGCGGCCTGGAGAGCTTCCTCTTTGGCCTTCACGTCCTTCGACTCGGCCTCGAGAGGCGCGTAGGAACCTGTCGGGTTGGCGATATTGGTC
It includes:
- a CDS encoding phage tail sheath subtilisin-like domain-containing protein; translated protein: MPVAPTYPGVYVEEIPSGVRTIVGVATSITAFLGRAPRGPVDEPVTITSFSDFERRFGSLSPDYPLSYAVNDFYRNGGNLAIVVRLFQSAEGDDGTVRFKVGDLTLKAASPGSWGAKLTGKSDALTGKTAEEVRTRLDLPDDAAVFNLRMEDPGTGVIEVIRSLSVADSSRRIDKVLEAESTLVRWDGALDATNIANPTGSYAPLEAESKDVKAKEEALQAAKDASAAKPEDQALKDAVSAAETAVTAAKATLRAKAEGTALKQDVTNASEELKAAQAELKTAKEAAPPDAAAVAAAETKVDQKEAALKDKAQALANSIGGDSDPLGNSEDFIGEEGEKSGMYSLEKTDLFNLLCIPADSRDFDVPLAVWSKALSYCVRRKAMLIVDSPRQWGSNAATAAQSAINGLAQLNLNGTDARNAVLFFPQVVQLDPKNEDRPDTFVPCGIVAGVMARTDVQRGVWKAPAGLDAGLSGVSGLQVDLTDDENGRLNPLGINCLRTFPISGRVVWGSRTLRGADELADEYKYVPVRRLALFLEESLKRGTKWVVFEPNDEPLWAQIRLNVGAFMHNLFRQGAFQGTTPRDAYFVMCDKHTTTQNDINLGIVNIVVGFAPLKPAEFVIIKLQQIAGTIET
- a CDS encoding phage tail protein encodes the protein MAQFSVNTQPQRFDPYKNFKFRVKWDGKFVAGVSKVGGLKKTTEVVKHREGGDPSSSRKSPGRTEYEAITLERGVTHDTEFEKWANKVWNFGSGLGAEVSLKDFRKDITIELYNEAGQLAIAYKVYRCWVSEFQSLPDLDANANAIAIEHIKLENEGWERDYEVTEPTEPSFTEPPN